The following proteins come from a genomic window of Carassius gibelio isolate Cgi1373 ecotype wild population from Czech Republic chromosome B8, carGib1.2-hapl.c, whole genome shotgun sequence:
- the LOC127963751 gene encoding NADH dehydrogenase [ubiquinone] 1 alpha subcomplex assembly factor 2: MSRITSLLRRTFGVAREHVGTDHLGNKYYYIPEQKSWTGRVIRTRRQVEAANPNEFEYMEGSIPSEWDAWIRGRRKQPPTIEELLQNERYREQIKVRAIEAEEKDKTLQAKEYEEGLVAQPVQTQVKGHASATQFGQTEFSEEPVSTANTFQPGSWTPPGSKK, from the exons ATGAGCCGTATTACATCTCTGCTGCGAAGAACATTCGGAGTGGCAAGAGAGCATGTCGGCACGGATCATTTAGGAAATAAATACTACTATATACCCGAGCAGAAGTCTTGGACTG GACGGGTCATCCGGACCAGACGCCAAGTAGAAGCAGCCAATCCAAATGAATTTGAGTACATGGAAGGAAGCATTCCTTCTGAATGGGATG CTTGGATCAGGGGCAGGCGGAAGCAGCCACCTACAATAGAG GAGTTGCTACAGAACGAACGTTACAGGGAGCAGATCAAAGTCAGAGCTATAGAGGCAGAGGAGAAGGATAAAACCCTGCAGGCAAAAGAGTATGAGGAAGGTTTGGTGGCCCAACCTGTTCAGactcaggtcaaaggtcatgcttCTGCCACACAGTTTGGACAGACTGAATTCAGTGAGGAACCTGTAAGCACTGCAAACACATTCCAGCCTGGGTCCTGGACGCCTCCAGGAAGCAAAAAATAG